Below is a genomic region from Capsicum annuum cultivar UCD-10X-F1 unplaced genomic scaffold, UCD10Xv1.1 ctg22989, whole genome shotgun sequence.
TGATCTACGTGGCAACAAGATCCATAATAATTgtcaaaacaaaattattttttttcagttaAACATAATCTTTTCTCTTAGTAAATGTGCAATTATCCATACACTTATAACCTACACGTGTTGCATTGTCGTCACAACCAATACTTTTTCGTTTGTCAAGTTTTCATCACATGCACGAAAATTACGTACACGTGTAGCTCAGACAGATTATGTTTCCAAGTTTGAAATCTTTTTGTTCTCCTTCTGCcgtcaccatcaccaccaccagtACCACTTCCTCCTCCATCAAGTTCCCATCACATCCAAAACAACTTGCACATACAGTTCTAGCCAATTATTCGAATCTTTTTTCAATTCTTCCGACCTTTTCacatcacacaaaattcaaaaaaatacctTCGAAAGGCCATAAAATtctgaaaattataattataaaaaatagcaaattCAAACTAATAATTTGATACCATTAAAACTCAGATCGCATACATATAGCACTCAAAcatcttagaaaaaaaaaaacaaccctaaagatttatttaatttttcgaTTTTGCTTTCAAGATCAAATTTTTCTTCGACATTAACATTTCTTCCCCCATATATATACTAGTACTGCTAATATTTCTCTTAtcatccttcttttttttttaactctatcCTAGTTACTGAAAATTAAAAGGAGGATTACACTAATTAAACAAGATTACAACTAATTAAGTAAAAGACATTTCAATAAACCATGCAAATCCTCCGATCATCAACTTCTGCAATTTCACTTGTTCTTGGGCACCGGTGGAAAATTGAGCTCGATCTGAATGTCCTTAGTATCGTTACCCATAAAATCAACCACTGATGAAGAATCCGACTCGCTGAGATTTCCTGCATCGGAACCCATGATTATGGATCCGAATCTGTTAGTATGAAACATTTCACCACGATCAAGACCACCATGACCACGACCATGAGCATCCAGATGATTCTGAGTCTGGGAGGAAAATAACTTACTTCCTAGACAATACGAGGACCTGCCAAGGGTTAGATCCAATAGGGGATATGATGATTCAACAATCACCAGTTCCTCTGGAACCTCCACCTTCTTTATCTTAGTCTTCGCGGTAGATGATTCAACAGTACTCACATCACTGGGAAGTTTGTCTTCGCCTTAACACCTCGAAACTCTATGGCTGCTGCATCATACGCCATCGCTGCCTCCACTGCTGTATCAAATGTACCTAACCATACTTGGCATTTCCTATGTGGATCTTTTATCTCCGCTGTGTATTTCCCCCATGGCCTCTTTCTTACTCCACGGTAATGCACCTCCTTTTCTATCGTTGTTTCTGTTGCCGCCACTGTACGTCTAATGCCTATGTGCCATTTTTTGGGGAGGGGGCATAgtaatgtgttttttttttagtgtGATATAAAGTGATTTGAAGAAGTCATAAGGATGAGCGGAAGTATAGGGAGGAAAGAGCTGCTTAAATAGGAAAGTGGcgaaggaagaaaataaaaagttcgaaggaagaaaataaaaacttaGTCAACAGAGGGAGTGTTTGACTTGACTGATGTAATTGTGGgtccacacatatatatatacatacatacttggctctaataccaagcatTTATGGCTGGATTGCCAGTGGAGACTTAACTTATAGATGGTTATTCATAACCTTTGGACTATCCTACTAATGAACCTTT
It encodes:
- the LOC124890705 gene encoding ethylene-responsive transcription factor 11-like, whose protein sequence is MAYDAAAIEFRGVKAKTNFPVMSSYCLGSKLFSSQTQNHLDAHGRGHGGLDRGEMFHTNRFGSIIMGSDAGNLSESDSSSVVDFMGNDTKDIQIELNFPPVPKNK